The Gadus chalcogrammus isolate NIFS_2021 chromosome 16, NIFS_Gcha_1.0, whole genome shotgun sequence DNA window cacatagcttatccactttacaagtgcaggcgcctaacaaagtgcttaacaggtaggcacgcaaccttttagaattggaaatttaactcaatttaaccgtatgcgttgcacaaaagaacagtgcatggcactaaaaaaacattgaagaactgaaaatgttcgtgtgaccctatagccctacattcataacaatcacgtaggctacctttagcctatttatcaccaaagtaatggttgaaacgtaggagaagaaggtgctcaaaacgaccactatgttcttcttgtccttttcgctctgtaactcaaaataatgagcgtacctccaggaatctaaggctatcttctcgtccatcttgccgccgtaacacacgtagcttacacacacaggtgcgcgcgcacacacacacacacacacacacacacacacacacacacacacacacacacacacacacacacacacacacacacacacacacacacacacacacacacacacacacacacacacacacagagagagagagcgagagagagagatgccaggagcagggcagcagcatctgactaaatgcagaaaaccttctttccttatcgagggaaaatcttaaggtaacggagtaacgagtggttattttggaaattaacgagttactgattactgaattcgcaaaacaaacgcgttaggttactcgttactgaaaaaaacgtaagagtactctaacgcgttagttctaacgcgttacccccaacactggtTATAGGCCAATAGCATTAACGTCTAACATATGTAAAATAATGGAGAGATTGGTGACAGAAAGGTTAACGTATGAGCTTGAGAAGAAAGGGTTGTTGACAAGTTGTCAAAGTGGTTTCAGAAAAGGGAGACATACAATGGATGCAGTGGTAAGGCTTGAAAATGAGATACGGAAAGCACAGGCCAACAAAGAGTCAGTGGTGGTAGTGTTTTTTGATATCGAAAAAAGCATATGACATGATGTGGAAGGaaggtttgttaattaagttGTATAAGATGGGGGTAGGTGGAAGGGTTTTTAACTGGATAAAGAATTTTTTGTTTGACAGAAAAATACAAGTCCGGATTGGGTCTGAATTGTCAAATAAGTATATGGTGGGGAATGGCACTCTCCAAGGAAGTGTAATTAGTCATTTATTGTTTATAGTCATGATAAATGATGTTTTTTCAAAGGTACCAGAGGATATAGGAAGTTCTCTGTTTGCAGACGATGGGGCTTTGTGGAAAAGGGGAAGAAATGTGATGCATATTATTAGTAAAGTCCAGTCTGCAATTGATGGGGTGACAGAGTGGGGATTTGACTGGGGGTGCAGATTTTCGGTAGAGAAAACTCAAACTGTATTTTTCACTAGGAAAAGAATTGAGGATGGGATGAAATTGAGGATGTATGGGAAAGAGTTGGAAAGAGTTGGCTCATTTAAATATTTGGGAGTTATTTTTGATTCTAGGGTAACATGGGCAGACCATATTAGGAAGATTGAGGATAAATGCAAAAAGGTAATAAATGTGATGAGATGTTTGGCTGGTAGGGATTGGGGAGCGAGCTGTTCAGCTTTAAAGACTATATATGTGGCTATGATTAGATCTGTGTTTGATTATGCGTGTATAGTGTATGGGTCAGCCGCAGTGTCTCTCTTGAGAAAGCTGGACGTGATTCAGGCTAAGGCATTAAGGGTATGCAGTGGGGCTTTTTAATCATCACCAGTGCCTGCTCTGCAGGTAGAAATGGGGGAAATGCCACTGGAGTTGAGAAGGAAACAATTGATGGGGAACTATTGGGCTAATCTGCGAGGGCAAAGTGAGTCTCACCCCACAAAAGGAGTGTTGAAAGAGTGCTGGGTTTATGGGAAGTGTGAGAGGAATCATTTTGGTCGGGTGGGGAATGATATAGCGAAAGAGTTTGGTGTGGGTGAATTGAAGCTTAGTCCAACAGTGGTATATCCATTAATGCCGCCATGGAGGATGGTGTGGCCAGAGGTGGACTGGTTTGTGTTGGAcataaagaagagagagagagaacagatagACCTAGCTAGTGTTTTTAATATTCATCTTTTTATAGAGTACAGTGAGTATGTTCATGTTTTTACAGATGGTGCCAAACAACCTGAGACAGGAGTGACAGGGTTTGGAGTAGTTGTTCCATCAAAAAGATTAGAGTTTAATAGAAGAACATCAGATAATTTAAGCGTTTATACAGTGGAGATGTTGGGGGTGCTGGTCGCATTAAAATGGGTGGAATCAAGTACAGTTGAAAAAATTGTGATCTGTACAGATTCAGCATCAGTTTTGGAAAGTATGAGGTCTTTTTATTCAAGTATTCGCCAAGGTTTGTTATATGAAGTTCTACAGTCAATTACGAGAATCGTTCAGCAGGGGAGGCAAATACTTTTTATATGGGTTCCAGCTCATGTAGGGGTGAAGGGAAATGAGAAAGCCGATAAGATGGCGAAGAAGGCATTGGAGAAGGAAAAAGTAGAAATGAATATCAGTTTAAGTAAGGCAGAAGTTAAAAGCCTGATATGGGGAAAAGTTAACAAGATGTGCCAAGACAAATGGGacagtgaggagaaagggagatatttatataatattcaaaaaagtgttaatgttaaaataaggtATAGTGGTCAGAGGAAGGATGAACAAATTGATTAGGTTAAGGTTGGGGCACAgtgcactaaataaaacaatgaatttgaTAGGAAAACACCCCACAGGATTATGTGAGGGGTGCCAggtagaggagacagtggaacatgttttaatgtactgtagtggttatgggatggagagggaaagtatGAAAAATCAATTGAGAGAATTGGGTATGCAGGAGTATACTTTGGAAAATATTTTAAGATTAATGAAGAGGAATTGTATAAAAGTATTGTTTGGCTTTTTGAGAGAAACAGGGTTATATGATAGGATATAGAGTAGAAAGaaggtgtgaatgagtgagtgtttggatatttttgttttgattcattaCCGGGATCAGAAGAGGGCGGTAATGCACCAAGTTGTGGATGCCAACCGCCGTAaaaccccaagaagaagaagaagaagaagaaaattgTGTCCTCCGACCTTGTTTACAGCCGTCCTGACAGCGTCTAACGAGCAGTTGATATATCCAACGGAATAATATTCATATGAACGATTTTTATTTGAACGGTAGTACCGGAGCCTAAACAATCATCCGTCCGGTTTGAGAGTTAACGCTGTACGTGTAACCACATTGTCACCAGGAGCGACCTCTTTACCTCCCCAGCGATGGCTTCCTCCTTTGAGGTAGGAGACGGAGTCAGACTCAGGCTGACGGAGCTTCTGGAACAGAATGGCTTCTCCTGTCCAGAGGAGCTGCGGGCCGAACTGAAGGGACTGGTCGAGAAGAGAGATCAGGACAGGATCTCATTTGTGACGTTAAGAAAACTAAAGAATTGTCTTCGAGATAATGGTTAGTCGTGCTGCGTTGTGTTCACTCATCATGGCTTATGTtagtctggctattgccagaccaagctcaatcataGATTGCACGTtagtctggggaagctgctgtcattttcttcagcacaagaggcgtgatcaatgggcctagtacgcttccctgtcgtcaatgtgttaaaccagccaatagcgcgccaaggggaaaTGCCAGCTCTGTGATttgctcccgcaaaaacgtatcggaagtagaaataaatgtattgctcttctccagacccttgtgcttCTTTAATCGCCGGCATAATTGTCGGGGCTACCCAGCCTAGGTTTATGTATAATCACCTGCTGTGTCTTGAGAACTCGTATAAGTTTAAGTTTGACCTTTTGCCTTCAGGGCATCCCTTCTACCTGTACCAGTTGTTGGAGACCAGCTTGCCGTATCTGCCGGAGGTAGTGAAGCATCCGAGGGTAAGTCTTGATACCATTACAACCCTTTGCCCTAACCCTCAGCCTTAAGTGTTGCAGTGTCGTTGCTTTCAGAACTCCAGTTATTTTAGTAAATCAATGTTTCCGACATAATGTATCGCAGTTATATCTGAACTCATACCGAACACGTATACTAATGATAGTATATGTACTACATATAGATACAGTACTAATGACAGTCAATTATATCGTATGATACTAATGTTCTTCACACCAGAACCCTGAGCTGGTGGCCCGACTCGAGAAGATTAAAGCCAAGCTGGCGAATGAGGAGTATCACAGGATCACGCGTAATGTCAACACTCAGGTGACTTCTGTTAACATGACAACCATGTGCCAGGTGCATGGGTTTGTTGGCAATGATCATGATTTATCATGTATGATGCATTTACATAGATTCAAGGGTCATATTAAGGGGTCAACATCATTGTAGAGATTGCCCCACAATGGTACACTTTCTAGAATTGAATTGTTGAaatggttatttattttttgagttAGTTGAGTTATTACGATGTTACACACATTGTGTTATATTGTGAATTGTGGTGTTAATGCTGTCCATGCGGTTGGTACAACTATTGTGCCTTCACTCTTCAGGCTCGTCAAAAAGTGGTTTAAAAGGCATGAGACATGAAAACATGCGTAATGAGATATTTTGTTTTGTAACCAAATCGATATTGCTTGAATATGCACATTACCTACTCAAAAAAATATAGGGTATTGGCagggttaattttttttaagtttagtCAGCCATCCCTGTTGACCACTTTaatggaataaaaaaaatgtagttATCTAAaagtataatattatatatctCTCTTTTAACCTTCAAGGAAATTAACCGGAATGGAACACTGGCAGATTTTGGAATGCAAGGTTTGTccctaatatatatctatatatatctatatatatatatatatatagatagatagatagatatacttaatcttatatatatatggatcttCGATGTAATTTTGTCTCTGTGAGAAGCATTGTTGCCCAGTGGGCTATAAGAATACAAGAATGTCTCATGATGTAGTGTGGGTCGTCTAGAAGAGATCCTGTGGGTACATCCTGGCAAGGTGTCTTTTGAGCAATACGCAACCAACATGCACATGAACTGTCTGTAGGGCAGTCATGGAAGGAAAAGTAATAGCTAAAATACAAGTATTGTAAGAATATGCTATATCAATTATAATGTTCAATCATTCTAAAGCACTTGAAAACTGCAGTATAAATGTATTCACTTTCTATCATACCATTCCTGTTCGCAGTGCGCTCAGCTAAGGCTGCTGTTGTGACGGTGTTAAACTTCCTGGTGACGGTTGCCGCAACGTTTGCCTGTTCCTACATGGGCAGCCAGTATATCTTCACTGAGACTTCAGCGGTAAATTCAAGCACTTTATTTTAGCGGTGTCATTGCATAAAATGTCCGCTTCCTTTGACAACTTTTAGTTTTTGTGCATATGTATTGAATGTATAATTATTTAATGGTGACTTATGCCTAATTATGCTTAGAAATAGGTCTTTCTCCAAACCTTTTGGATATGAGTCAGCAATCAGTGTATGCTTTGGATTACATCTGACTCCTTTACTCAGTGTGTTgaactatgcacacacaaactatttgaGTTCCTGTCACTGCATTGTTTGAGCAGCTTTCAAAATGGAGTCATTGATGTACATGTCCATTCAAGTCATGGATAAAGTGCAGTGGTTCCCTCTTACTGTGGACAGTTTGGATGTTTTCTTCTTTAACACAAATAAACCCCTTTGCTTTGGTTCCAGAGGGTGATTGCTGCAGTTATCGCCACGTCTGTTGTCGGTTTGGCAGAGCTTTACGTCTTGGTCCGAACCATGGAAGGAGAATTAGGAGAACCATAGAGGTTACATCAGGACCCTGGGCCCTCGACGGCAAACGTTCTCATTGAATGATCATCACGAATATGAACATATCTATCTGTTTCACATTGAGATCATTAGATCTGGGACCTGGTGTTTGGACCAAACGATTTGAATGGGAGTTTTAGCGTTGATGTTTGGGTATTGATTGATGCCAATTGCTTTGGTATTGATAGCAAAGTTATTTGTAAACCGTTATGTTATTcaattgtcttttttttattgattaacTTGATCTCCTTTTTCCCCACATGCTGTATCTACTTCTTGTGTCATTAAAAGTATTACTTGTCTTACAAAGGATGTTGTCTTGGACCGTCATGGGGGGCTCCAGGGCCGAAGGGCCAGGTGTTGGTAGGTATTTTATTGTAATCACATTTCTATGCTAGAGATGTGAAACTTGGCAGGCAAATAGATATAGTTAACTGCTTCTCAGAAATGTAACATTATTAtgctattatcattattataggACATCATTTCCAATCATTCCCATGGCAGTTCTGTCTGGTTAACAGTTCTTGACTCAAAAACGACCAGTATGCTAGAACTAAACGTACCATGCAACCAACCATAGCAACAAGTAATTCTGGAAAGCCTCTCAAAGTAGAACTCTCCCTGGACAAATTGACCAATCAAAACCAAGCTTGGGATGATGAATCCTCAGCACACCACTCACCTGCTCTTATCTGCCCACTTTGCATCTCTACAATCTAACCTGCAGCATGTGGTATTTTCTGAGGTTACCACTTAAGACAACCTTTGTGCCTAATTAATTTTGTTGCCTACTTAAGCCATGAATCCTGTGTTCCTCTGGAGCAGGCATGTCCAAAGACCGGCTCCCTTacgaaaatgtattatttatggcCTGCCAGCCTGCCACCGTTGCAATTTCTCTTTTCACCACATGGTGGCAGCACCATTCTAGTGCTAGCCACATCCGCGACCCCCATGAacctgacccctcccccccacaggtAGGCTAATAAGGGTTAGCAATCGCATGGACGTATTACTACATCATGGCTGCTGTAGCTACATCAAACTATACATTTAAGCAATCCTCAATGGGCTTTATATTCAATCAGTTCATAAATGTAAGTACAACTCACTAGTGGTCCCGAGATGATGCCTCgatcatgaaacgtcaaagcctagcagccagatgaaccatcaaagtggttcgacctcgaagcttcaaatgagtacgctagggacacctagtggtgaatgaaattatgatgaaagaaagagtttcctgtgatgatgtgatgtttgcttcgtacaacatcaagacgtttaagaattaaagtcatttcagtgatacgtgtgagtgtgccgttcataaatatctcccgagctcatggtagagaacaaatcatttgacaaagattttaagtcatcccgggcaaaatagatacacaatacaataaattatattctattcatatcgcggaacagccagagatgaagcctcgaacgtcacacgctacgtcatttcgcctatgtgaatcctactcgatacggagcttcgctgggggaggagccgaggtactcgacacacgccccgatgcctcgacgcaaaccataacatcactacaactCACTAGTTTTGTAGTTGCATCAACAAAAAACTGTTACTTATAATGCTATTTAAAACATACATCTAACGGTTTCAAGTAATATGGACTGAATATGGAGTTGAGTCAAATAGCAATATCTATTTAAGTTGACTTATTGTCAGTTATGTTGGCATACAATTTCTTCAAGGCAGCATGGACACTCAAATCTTATGTTGAAACAACAAGTTTGGTTGTGTGGTGCGATCTGGAAATTGTTAGAGACctgtatgtttattttttgcatgtgcATTTTTTATGGTCAAATTGTTGTTAGTTTCCTACTGTTCTGGGTTAATGAAATTGAAGAAAAgacaatatttttatttgactgcACTTGTTGCAATACAGTTTGTGAATTTGTCATGAAATCATACATGTCTTCTCAAATTAACTTAGACAGCTATTCCTCAATGCTTATTCCTTATGTGGTGTGATATAGAAGTTGCAGACTATTGCATATCGTTAAATAAAAATTATGAAATGCAATTAATTTGCATgtgactttattatggtccaaagatattataattatatatataatatatataattctcCCAATTTTGTTGTATAGGTGAAAATAAAGTCTATCTTTATCTCGGGAGAGGCATTCGGCCCTCAATGTTTTTAAATTGTTCAAATATGGCCCCCTTTGAAAAAAGTTTGTACACCCCTGCTCTAGAGCAAAGCTGGGCAAAATACTGGCCGTTTctgaaaataaattattataattttggAATTATAATAATTCCTTTTTTTGAAgcgaatttcatttttgaagCGAAAATTTAACCCAGGATTTCCCCAGGCCCCTGTCAGTGGCTCTCCAGTTTAGGGCAGACCCCTTTCTTTCTGACGGTGCAGTACACCCACACCCTGTCCCCGGGTGTGAACGCTCGTCCCCGGTGTCATAGCCCCTCTTCTGCCTCACCCCTGAGGCAGCCTGAGCCTGCCGGGTGTAGTCATGGACCACGAGCAGGTGATCCCTCAGCCTGTGGaatagggctgtcactttttattcgaagttcgaatattcgttcgaaggtggggtgaaaagttcgaattcgaagtgtaattctccattcgaactgtaaaaatgctctacaaagaagagagcggcgagtggcttctcctcaataaagcggccctcctggatccccgcttctcccggttagtccacctttcccctgcacagaaacatctcgtgactgaaagcctctcacacgagctcattgaaacggagacctacactgatcgcacacgacagggagaaaagtccgctgctgcgctgggcacgatgggcagcctgtttggggacttatacagcacggctgacagaagcagctgcaacggtaacggagagctgcgagactacttgtaattttctttccgtaaggaataaaaagagcagcatgccgtgttggaggtcggcctcacagattgttcgtttatataggctgcgtgtgccatggacgacatgcgctccgcatatcgctctccgagcagttattgttaatgtgtaaaagacagccgcacttgtgtgtcggagcttcctcttgttgtgtttacaaatgtgttatcaaagatgtgtttttatcctgtgctgttatgaattcagtaggtatacgtgatttccacaagaaataaaaagagcaacataaaaaatcaagactgttgtcgtgttctatggggggggggggggggggtcgaatgtattcgaatgtattcaaattaattatggacattcgaaattcgttagAATTTCATTTTtagaaaaagtgacagccctactgTGGAATAGTCCATAGCCGCACCCCCAGCGATCTCAGGCTCGGGCGGAGACCCGAACACCAAGTCCACCGGTGTCCGGAGCTCCCGCACGAACATGAGGGCAGCTGGCGTGCAGTGACTGGACTCCTGTACTGCAGTCCGATAGGACCACAGGACCAGGGGAAGGTGGCGGTCCCAGTCCCGCTGGTGCTGGCTGGTGAGGATGGCGAGGATGGCGAGCTGGGTGGCCAGGGTGCGGTTAAACCGCTCCACCAAACCGTCACTCTGGGGATGGAGCGGCGTCGTCCTGGTCTTGTGCACCCCCAGCCGCCGGCAGACCTCCCCGAAAACCTGGGCCTCAAAGTTCCGCCCCTGGTCGCTGTGGAGCTCAGCAGGGACCCCGAAATGGGCAAACATCTCCTCCAGCAGCCTCTCTACGGTGGTGGCGCAGTCTGGTCCGGCACCGCATACGCCTCAGGCCATTTGGTGAAGTAGTCCATGGCCACGAGGACGTAGCGGTTGCCGGAGTCGGTGACTGGGAATGGCCCCAGGACGTCGACCCCCACCCGCTCCATCGGTGCTCCCACTAGGTACTGCTGGAGCGGGGCGTGGGAGCGCTTCTGCGCTGTGCAGGTGTCACAACAGTGGATGTGCAGCTCGATGTCCCGTCGACAACCCGGCCAGTAGAACCGCCCCCGCAGGCGATGCAGGGTCTTAGTCTTAGTTCCCGTAGTGCCCCGCTCCTTAGCGTTCCCGTAGTGCCCCGCTCCAACCGAGCCGTGGACTAGCTGCAGCACCTGGTGACGAAGCACACAGGGCACCAACAGCTGCAGAATGTCGCCCTTACCCCTAGGGTCATGCCACCTGCTGTAGACCACCCCATCATGGAGCTGGAAGCATCCCCACTGGGAGTGGTAGGCCTTTACCTccggtcctcgtgccgacaccTCCGGCCAATTGGGGCGCTGCCCCGCTTCCAACCAGTCCCTCACCAGCGCCAGGGTCTCGTcggcccgctgctgctgctccaactGACGCGCCGACAGCGGGAGCCACCCCTCTGCCTCGCCGATGGTCTGGGCAGCCTCGGTGCTCTGGAGAGCCGCCACCATCGGAGACTCGTTGGCCCGCTCCTCCTGGCTCAGGCAGTAGAGGCACACCAGGACTGCACAGGGCCGTCGGGAGAGTGCATCGGCGTTGCTGTGGAGCCGCCCCGCCCGATGCTGGATCTCGAAGTCATACTCTTGTAAAACCTCCAACCATCGAGCCACCTGGCCCTCTGGGTTCTTAAAACTGAGGAGCCACGTGAGAGACGCATGGTCGGTGCGGATCAGGTAGTGCTTGCCATGAAGGTATGGCTTGAAATGCCTTGAAACGGCCAGAACCACAGCCAACAACTCCCGCCGGGTCACACAGTAATTGCGCTCCGCCCGACTGAGAGTGCGGCTGAAGTAGCCCCCGGCACGTTCCtcttcccccaccccctgggAAAGGACCGCACCGACCCCCACATTACTGGCATCGGTGTCAATGACAAAAGGGAGACCAGCGTCGGGGTAAACCAGGACTGGAGCCTCGGTGAGGACCACCTTGAGTCGGGCGAAGGCCGTGGCGCAGGCGTCGTCCCAGACATACGGCCGGCCCGCCTCGGTTAGGCGGTGGAGGGGGCTGGCAACTGTGGCAAAGTCCTGGACGAACCGGCGGTAGTACCCCGCCAGGCCCAGAAAACTCTGCAGTTCGCTGGTGTTGGCGGGGGTCGGCCTGTCCCGGACCGCTGCCGCCTTGTCCGGGTTAGTGGCTACACCATGTTCGTTCACCACGTGCCCCAAGAACAACGTTTCCCTGGCCAACAGGGAACATTTGGCAGGGTTCGGCCGCAACCCGGCCAGGCGGATCGCCTCAAGAACCTCCCGCAGGTTCGCCAGTGCACCGCCGAAATCGCGGGCGTGCACCAACAAGTCATCCAGGTACACGACACAATGGCTCCGGGGGACGCCCGCcagcaccctctccatcatccgctCGAACGTCGCCGGTGCGTTGCATAACCCGGACGGCATGTCCCGAAACTGCCACAACCCCTGCCCGATGGTGAACGCATGTCTGGCCTCGGGCGCCAACTCCACTTGCCAGTAACCGCTACGCAGGTCCAGGGAGCTGAACCAGCTAGAACCCCCGATATAGTCCAGGGCGTCGTCGATCCGTGGCAGCGGGTATGAGTCCTTCCGCGTAACCCTGTTGAGGCGCCGGTAGTCCAAGCAGTACCTCCAGCTACCATCCTTCTTCCTCACCAGGACGGCCGGAGCCGCCCATGGACTGGACGAGGGCTCATTACCCCCCCGGCAGCCATCTCGCGGACCTTGTCCTCTGCTGCCTGGCGTTTGGCCAGTGCTAATCGGTGGGGCCGCAGGTGGATGGGCCGTGCAGAGCCGGTGTCGATGGCATGCTGCACTAGCTCTGTCCGCCTGCAATCCTCATCCCGAGCCGCGAAAATGTCCCCATGCTCCTCGAGTAACAGCCTCAGCTGCTGACTCTGCTGCACGTCGAGCCCAACTCCACTGCGCAGCCAAAGCGCATTAACGGCTTCGGCAGTCTCGGGGGAAGGAAAGGCGGCAAACACAGGCCTGCGGGGAACGCAAGGAacgggcagaggcagaggcctCCGGGCCATAGCCCGGCGACTACTCCGCCGGCCGTCAGAGTCCCCTCCCCGTCCGGACTGGAGCGCCACAGTCTCTGTTCCCACGATGATGGCTGCTCCAGCCATGTCAACCCTGGCACCCCAGTGGGTTAGCAGGTCCAGTCCGATGATGCATGAGTCCCGGATGTTGGCGAGCCAAAACTCATGCATCACCTCCCGGTCACCCAACCGGACGGCCAGCCGCTTCCTCCCCCTCATTCCGGTGTCCTATCCCAATACGGTCGTCAGGCGGACACTGGTCGCCGTCCACCTTTTTAACACATGACATTTAACTTGCCACTGATTATATCTACTATC harbors:
- the LOC130406445 gene encoding transmembrane protein 199-like, with the translated sequence MASSFEVGDGVRLRLTELLEQNGFSCPEELRAELKGLVEKRDQDRISFVTLRKLKNCLRDNGHPFYLYQLLETSLPYLPEVVKHPRNPELVARLEKIKAKLANEEYHRITRNVNTQEINRNGTLADFGMQVRSAKAAVVTVLNFLVTVAATFACSYMGSQYIFTETSARVIAAVIATSVVGLAELYVLVRTMEGELGEP